The window TCCCTCGTCGAATCCCCCGAGCAGGAGGACCGGCACTCGGCGCAGGGACATGCCGGCACCGACGGCGTTGCGCACCTCGGCCGGGCCCTCCGGTCCGCCGGTCCAGCTGCACCCGACGACCCAGTCGAACTCCGGGGGGAACCAGCCGGGCCGGGCGGCGGCCCACACGGGCTCGATCCGCGCGGCGGTGCCGACGACGGTCGAGTCGGCGTACGCCGCGGCCTGGGCGGCCACCCACTCCGGACCCGCGGCCGCGTCGTCGTCGAGGAAGGCGACGACGTCGCCGGCGGCGAGCGCGACTCCGGTGTTGCGTGCCCCCGACAGACCCGGCTGTCCGGTGCTGGCGACCGTTCTGGCCCAGGGCAGAGCTGCGCGCACCCGGTCCAGCAGCTCGGGGTTGTGATCGACGACCACGATCACCTCGAGTGGCTCCGTCGTCTGCGCCCGCAGGGACTCGGCGGCGGCCACGAGCTGTTCCCACCGGGCGTCGGTCCAGCAGCAGATGACGACGCTGACCGTGACGGGCGGCGCCGCCACCACCGGAGGGGGCGGAGCGGCCGGCCGCCCGACCACCGGCGTCGGCCCGCCGCCGAGCCGGGCCAGGACCACGGCCACCACGGTCTGGCCGATCAGCCAGGCCGCGGCCACGCCGCGTACTCCCTGACTGTCCATCAGGTACAGCGCGAGACCGATCACCAGGACGCTCTGGGCCATGCGGGTGCCGACGACGACCCGCATTCGCTGGAGCACCTGGGCGGCGCTGACGCGCAGGTCGATCAGGACGTTCGGAACCGCGGACAGGGCGAGGAGCCGCAGGGTCGTGTCGTGGACGACGTAGTCGGGACCGAAGAGCGCGAGGATCTGCGGGGCGAAGACCACGACGAGGAACGCCGCCGGGGCGACGAGCATCATCGTGTGCGCGATCAGGGACCGGACGTCCCGATCCAGATCCGCGCCCGGGTCGGCGGAGTGGGCGACCAGCGACTGGCCCATCGCCAGCGGCACGAGGTACAGCGAGTACGAGATGGTCCACGCGAGCAGCAGGCCGGCCGTGTCCACCGCGCCGACCCGGGCGATGACCACGAGGGGCAGACCGGAGACCGCCGCGAACAGGAACAGGCTCGCGACGTAGTCCAGAGCCAGGAAGCGCCCCATGGTGCGGAGGGCGGGCACCTGCTCCACCGGTCGCTCGACCATGTGGGCGGGGACAGCCCGGAACAGGACGTAGGCCGAGGTGACCGCGACGACGACGGCGGCACTGATCGTCCAGGACAGGAAGATTCCGGTCGCGGGGGCCGCGACGGCCAGACCGATCACCAGGACGAGCTTGAGCACCGCGAACGCGGCGTTCTCGACGGGGACGACCGCCGCCCGCCGGACCGCGGTGAGGACGTGGTCCTGGATCGAGAACCACGCCCACACCGTCACCGACACGACGAACCAACCCGCCAGGAGTGGGTCGTCGCGGAGGAAGCGCAGCTCGTCCGACCACCGGCCGAGCCCGGCGACGAAGACCGCCGCGGCCAGAGCGGTGAGGACCCCCGCCAGCAGGTAGCCGCGCAGGACCACCCGGCGGCTCGCGGCGCCGGAGTACGGCACGAAGCGCAGCAGAGCGGTCATGACGTTGGCCTGGGCGACGCCGCCCAACAACGTCACGGCCGAGATCACCGCCAGGCTGCGGCCGACGTCGTCGGCGTCGTAAGCCCGTGCCGCCACGAGCCAGTAGACGAGTCCGGACACCGCCGTGAGCGCCGAGTTCGCCACGAGGAAGTGCCCACTGCGCAGCGCTGCACCGCGGTGCGCCGAGGTGGCGACCGGGGTGGCCGGGGCCCGTGGAAGCGGGGCCGGCTCCGGCAGGGTGGCGGTCATCGCGGATGCTCCGGTGGTCGGTGGTGCCGCTATTCAGCGAGAGGCGGGCGTCGCGCCGGCGACGGTCGCGATCTCGGCCGGGCCGGTGGACCGGCGCGCCTGTGCGGTGTGCCGGCTGCGGAGGTAGGCCCGGGGGCCGGCGAGCAGGCCGCGTCGCTCGGCCCACGTCAGGGACCGCGGGAAGTCCTTGCTCTTGGCGCGGTTCTTGGGCGAGGACGGCAGCACGAGGTGGCGCGCGGCCGGCGCGGCGCGGCGGAGGAGGTCGAGGAGGGTCGACGGGTTCGCGGCGACGGCCGCGGTGACGTAGGCGCCCAGGCCCGTCCCGTAGCCGGTGATCTGGTGCTGCAGGGCGGCGAGATCGCGGTGGTGGTGGTGCCGGACGATCGCGTCGGGACGATAGGTGAGCGCGTAGCCACCGCGCAGGATCCGCAGGAATCCGAGCAGGTCGTCGCCCCCGCGGGCCTCGGTGCCGGCACCAGTCGCGGGGTCGAAGCCGCCGACGTCTCGGAGCGCGTCGACGCGGTAGGCCATGTTCGCCCCGCTGCCGAAGCGCCCGGCCGCGTAGGGGAAGAGGGGTTCGCCTTGCGTGGCGGCCAGGGACCAGGTCTGCGGAGTGAATCCGCGCCCGTACCCGCCGAACTGTTCCAGCAGGTCCTGCGCGTAGGTCTCCAGCTCGGCCGGGAGGAGCAGGCCGGTGACGCACCCGACGTCCGGCCCCTCCAGGGAAGCCGTCGCGATCGCGGTCAGCCAGCCGGAGTCGATCTCGACGTCGTCGTCGGTGAAGGCCACCCAGCTGCCGCGCACGTGCGGCAACGCGGCGTTGTGGGCGACGGCGAGCCCGGGTTCGGCCAGGCGGAGGTAGCGAAGTTCGGGTCCGTTCCACCGCAGGTCGTGCAGGGCCCGGGCGGTCGAGTGGTCCGACGGAGCGCTGTCGACGACGAGCACGTCGAAGCGTGGGTAGTCCTGGTCCTCAAGGTCGCGGAGAGTGCGGAGCAGGCTCGCGGTGCGGTTGCGCGTGGCGACGACCACGGTGAGGTGCGGGCCGGACTCCCGTGCCGTCCGACGGGCGCGCAGGCACGCCGGCTCGGCGGCGGACGGGGGGAGACCGGTCGCCGTCAGTACCGCCGAGGCGCTGATCCCGTCCGCCTGGAGGTGGTCACAGATCTCGGCGCCCAGGTCAGCACGGAGAAGAAGCGCCAGGTCGGCCGGCGGGAGACCGGCGGCCGGGAGGTCGATCTCCATCTCGCCGACGGGGTGACCGTGCAGGCGGACCAGGATCCGCGTACGGTGCGCGTCCGCCCCGGTCCGGCGCAGGTGGGGCAGGGGCTGCGACAGTTCGACCTCGGTGAGGACCGTCGGCGTCCACGACTCAGGAGCGGACGTCGTCAGAGCGTGGGCGACGCGTGCCGCGCGACGAACCTGAAGATCTTCGGCAGCGGCGCGACCGATCGTGCGAAGCACGCGCAAGCCATCCGTCGTGGCGTGCAGGTTGCTCGCACCGTGCCGGCGGGGCCGCTCGAAACTCGGGACTTCGGCGATTGTCAGCTTGGCCTGAAGAGCGCGGAGGGTCATCAGGGTCTCGATCTCGAAGCCGTCACCCCAGAGGCGACCCCCGTCCGACGGGGCCGGGGCCTCGGCGTCCAGGCCGAACACGCCGACGTGATGGCGCCAGATCGCGTTGTAGCCGTAGCAGAGATCGGTGTGGTCGACGTCGTACAGCAGATTGACGAGCCCGTTGAGCGCCCGGTTGCCCAGGCGGCGGACCGGCGTGATGTCAACCGAACCGGCCGCTCCGGCAGCGAACCGACTGCCCTTGGCGTAGTCGGCGCCGGCCACCAACGCCGCAACGAACCGGGGGATCTCCGCCGGGTCAGCGGACCCGTCGGCATCGAGCGTGACGACGATGTCGCCGCGGGCAGCGGCGAATCCGCACGCGAGGGCGTTTCCCTTCCCGGTGCGCGTCTGCTTGACGATCCGTACCCCGGGCCAGAGGTACTCGGCCTGCTCAACCGTGTTGTCCGTCGAGCCGCCGTCGACGACGACAACCTCGTACACGTCGAGGGGCATCCGCTCGAAGACGTACGGCAGGTTCGCAGCCTCGTTGTAGGTCGGGACAACCACGCTGACGCGCGGCGACGGCAGCTGATCGGTGGTCCGCTGCGCGGGAACCGTGGTCTCGACAGTCACGACAAGCCTCGCTCTCGGGTGCGGAAGGCTGAAGATGCGCCTTCGGACAGATTCAGAGTGCGGGCACGATGACGGTGCGTCAGGGTCCTTGTGGCGGCGTGGGACCTCTGCCGCCTGGAATCGGTTCGGAGGTCCCACGCGGCCTTCGCTGCTATTGGTGCAAAGTCAGGACGTTCGGACCCTCAAGTTCCCGAGATCGGTCGCTTTCGGCCAACTCGGGAACCTTGTCACCTGGATCCAGGGACGAACGGATCTGTCGCACCCTCCCGGAGACGGCACAGTCTGGAGTCGTCCGACGAGGAGGACCCCATGACGTACCACCTGACTCTTGCCGTCGGTGCGGGCGCGTTGCTGCTGGCCGCCGTCGCGGTCACAGCGCCCCAGACCGATTCGACGACGAACACTGCCGGCCAGTCGTTGACCGCCACAGCTGCTCCCGGGACGGGTCCCGGCATGATGATGGGCCCCGGTGGGATGACCGCCGGCCACATGCACGTGCAGAGCGAGCGGGATTACCTGGCCGAGATGATTCCGCATCACGAGGAGGCGGTCGCCGCGGCGCTCGAGCTGCACCGTTCCACCCGTCCGGAACTGCGCGCCCTCGGCTCAGCGATCGTGCAGACCCAGTCGGTCGAGATCGAGCGCATGCGGGCCTGGCTACGCGAGTGGTACCCGGGCGCTGCCATGGCCGGTCCGTACCGGCCGATGATGCGCGACCTGTCGGCTCTCTCCGGTGACGCCCTCGACCGAGCCTTTCTCGCCGACATGATCCCGCATCACATGCACGCCGTGATGTCGTCGCAGATGCTTGTCGGCCAGGGCCTCGCCGGACACGACGAGGCCAGGGACTTCGCGGAACAGGTGGCCACCGCCCAGCGGGACGAGATCCTGCAGATGCAGCGCTGGCTGCGCGAGTGGTTCGACGGACGCGCCTAAGTTGAACTCGTCACCGGCCTTGATCCGCTCGACCGGGTGATCAGACGGTTCGGCCCCGGACCGTGCCGGCCAGGACCGCTCCCAGGGCGGCCCCGGCGAGGGCGCCGGTGCCGGCTGCGAGAGGGAGCACGGTGGCCAGCGGCCATGAGGTGTCCGGCGCGGTCGCGCCCGCGAAGATGATCGGCATCGCAACGCCCCAGCCCAACGCGCTGGCCCCGATCCAGCGTCGGCGCTGTTCCGGCAGGGCCGTTGCCTGCGCGGACCCGAGGACCGCGCCCAGGCTCACGCCCAGGACCGCGGCCCCGAGCAGGATCAAACCGATTGGCGGGGTCGTCCCGTCGACGTCGGACGACAACGTCGCGGGGGCGGACGCCGCCGCCCATCCGAGGCCTGCCACGAGCGCTGTGACGCCGAGGAACAGACGCCGCTGGACCATCAGACCAGCTCGGCGGAGGCCGAGCTCCTGGGCCTGCCCGATGGCGAGCGCCTCCACCAGCCCTCCGAGCACGATCAGCCCCAGGGCGGCGGTGACCCCGACACGGTCCCGAGGGAGGGTGTCGGCGCCGTGCGCGGCCAGTGCCGCCGCGGTCATGCCGATGGTCTCCGCGGCCGCACACCGCCAGATCCAGCCTGCGACACGGGCGAGCCCAGGCGGCGTGCTCTCCCTC of the Sporichthya polymorpha DSM 43042 genome contains:
- a CDS encoding glycosyltransferase produces the protein MEIDLPAAGLPPADLALLLRADLGAEICDHLQADGISASAVLTATGLPPSAAEPACLRARRTARESGPHLTVVVATRNRTASLLRTLRDLEDQDYPRFDVLVVDSAPSDHSTARALHDLRWNGPELRYLRLAEPGLAVAHNAALPHVRGSWVAFTDDDVEIDSGWLTAIATASLEGPDVGCVTGLLLPAELETYAQDLLEQFGGYGRGFTPQTWSLAATQGEPLFPYAAGRFGSGANMAYRVDALRDVGGFDPATGAGTEARGGDDLLGFLRILRGGYALTYRPDAIVRHHHHRDLAALQHQITGYGTGLGAYVTAAVAANPSTLLDLLRRAAPAARHLVLPSSPKNRAKSKDFPRSLTWAERRGLLAGPRAYLRSRHTAQARRSTGPAEIATVAGATPASR
- a CDS encoding DUF305 domain-containing protein; protein product: MTYHLTLAVGAGALLLAAVAVTAPQTDSTTNTAGQSLTATAAPGTGPGMMMGPGGMTAGHMHVQSERDYLAEMIPHHEEAVAAALELHRSTRPELRALGSAIVQTQSVEIERMRAWLREWYPGAAMAGPYRPMMRDLSALSGDALDRAFLADMIPHHMHAVMSSQMLVGQGLAGHDEARDFAEQVATAQRDEILQMQRWLREWFDGRA